A part of Coriobacteriia bacterium genomic DNA contains:
- a CDS encoding DUF1611 domain-containing protein: MEDIAAMSATAVVYCEGNFGAPDGKTANGLVRHSEKYTILSVIDSTKSGLDSGEVLGDAPNGIPICTDLAEAIVLAGGVPDFFIYGMAPLSGMLSPVERRLVLEAIGRGMHIVNGLHEFLNDDPEFVAAAAAHNVTIVDVRRPAAKKDLRVFSGRISTVSCPRIAVLGTDSAIGKRTTATILTQALNDRGIKAILVGTGQTGLIQGARYGVVLDAIPCQFCSGEMEAAVLEAFESEHPDVIIIEGQGALSHPAYLSSIFILRGGQPDAVILQHAPARRWLGDFPDVPRPSAESEINLIETFADTKVIGLTLNHENMTDAEVTAAIKLYEFELGIPVSDALTRPHDRLVDMVVRAFPEFREKIGER, encoded by the coding sequence ATGGAGGATATCGCCGCGATGAGCGCGACTGCGGTCGTTTACTGCGAAGGGAACTTCGGTGCCCCCGACGGCAAGACCGCCAATGGCCTGGTACGCCATTCCGAGAAGTACACGATCCTCTCGGTAATCGACAGTACGAAGTCGGGCCTCGACTCGGGCGAGGTGCTTGGCGACGCGCCCAACGGCATACCGATCTGTACCGACCTGGCGGAGGCGATCGTCCTTGCGGGTGGCGTTCCGGACTTCTTCATCTACGGAATGGCGCCCCTCAGCGGCATGCTTTCGCCCGTCGAACGGCGCCTGGTACTCGAAGCCATCGGGCGAGGGATGCACATCGTCAACGGCCTCCACGAATTCCTGAACGACGACCCGGAGTTTGTAGCGGCGGCAGCAGCGCACAACGTGACGATCGTCGACGTTCGGCGCCCGGCGGCAAAGAAGGATCTGCGGGTGTTCAGCGGACGCATCTCCACGGTTTCCTGTCCGCGCATCGCCGTGCTGGGCACCGACAGTGCGATCGGCAAGCGCACCACCGCGACGATCCTCACGCAAGCGCTTAACGATCGGGGGATCAAGGCGATCCTGGTCGGCACAGGACAGACCGGCCTCATCCAGGGCGCTCGCTACGGCGTGGTGCTCGACGCCATCCCCTGCCAGTTCTGCTCGGGCGAGATGGAAGCGGCCGTGCTGGAAGCCTTCGAGAGCGAGCACCCCGATGTGATCATAATCGAAGGGCAGGGCGCGCTGAGTCATCCCGCCTACCTGTCATCCATCTTCATCCTTCGGGGCGGCCAGCCCGACGCGGTCATCTTGCAGCACGCACCGGCGCGCAGGTGGTTGGGCGACTTCCCGGACGTGCCGAGGCCGAGCGCCGAAAGCGAGATCAATCTCATTGAGACATTCGCCGACACGAAGGTCATCGGCCTCACCCTCAACCACGAGAACATGACCGACGCCGAGGTCACCGCGGCCATCAAGCTGTACGAGTTCGAACTCGGCATCCCGGTCAGCGACGCACTCACGCGGCCACACGATCGATTGGTCGACATGGTGGTTCGCGCCTTCCCCGAGTTCCGTGAGAAGATCGGCGAACGCTAG
- a CDS encoding aminoacyl-histidine dipeptidase produces MLEDLNPREVFRHFEELTKIPRCSGNEKQVSDYLVGFAKDKKLDVVQDKALNVIIKKPGTAGYEKSPAVIIQGHMDMVCEKSKESRHDFSQDPLVLKIEDDFVRADGTTLGADNGIGVAYGLALLDSVDIPHPPLELLVTTNEETGMKGAHALTADHLTGKTLLNIDAEEEGVLYVSCAGGVDVVCEFDTHWEDVTAPALTITISGLSGGHSGMEIIRQRANAIKLLGRILAEAMAAGEFHIAAIAGGSKSNAIAREAQATVTADAEVLEKVESMVTRMSKDLKAEFATADPEIKVAAASADEVSRQLDTASTEKIVDFLMVAPNGVQSMSQELEGLVESSLNLGILEQSGESIKMTVSVRSSVDSILEEVARRIETLARLVGAKSARAGAYPGWQYEEDSKIRDLCVSAYKEVSGKDAQIQAIHAGLECGLLRQKLPETDMISFGPNLYNVHTPDEHLSIDSVANTWTFLTAVLATLK; encoded by the coding sequence ATGTTGGAAGATCTGAACCCACGAGAGGTGTTCCGCCATTTCGAGGAACTGACCAAGATCCCGAGATGCTCAGGAAACGAGAAGCAGGTCAGCGACTACTTGGTCGGCTTCGCCAAGGACAAGAAGCTCGACGTCGTTCAGGACAAAGCGCTGAACGTGATCATCAAGAAGCCCGGCACGGCGGGATATGAGAAGTCGCCCGCGGTGATCATCCAGGGACACATGGACATGGTCTGCGAGAAGTCCAAGGAATCCCGCCACGATTTCTCACAAGACCCACTCGTTCTGAAGATCGAAGACGACTTCGTACGGGCAGACGGCACGACCCTCGGTGCGGACAACGGCATCGGGGTGGCGTATGGGCTGGCCTTGCTGGACAGCGTGGACATCCCTCACCCTCCCCTCGAGCTTCTCGTCACCACGAACGAGGAGACAGGAATGAAGGGCGCTCATGCCCTGACGGCAGACCATCTCACAGGAAAGACGCTCCTGAATATCGACGCTGAGGAAGAGGGGGTTCTGTACGTCAGCTGCGCAGGAGGCGTGGACGTCGTATGCGAGTTCGACACCCACTGGGAGGACGTCACGGCCCCCGCGCTGACGATCACGATCTCGGGCCTGAGCGGCGGCCACTCGGGCATGGAGATCATTCGGCAACGGGCGAACGCGATCAAGCTGCTGGGGAGGATCCTGGCTGAAGCCATGGCGGCGGGCGAGTTCCATATCGCCGCGATAGCAGGGGGTTCGAAATCCAACGCGATTGCGAGAGAAGCGCAGGCGACCGTCACGGCAGACGCGGAGGTGCTGGAGAAAGTCGAGTCCATGGTGACTCGCATGTCCAAGGACCTGAAGGCGGAGTTCGCCACCGCGGATCCGGAAATCAAGGTTGCTGCGGCTAGTGCCGACGAGGTGAGTCGGCAGCTCGATACCGCTTCTACTGAGAAGATCGTCGACTTCCTGATGGTTGCCCCCAACGGTGTTCAGTCGATGAGCCAAGAGCTCGAGGGCCTCGTAGAGAGCAGTCTCAACCTTGGCATCCTCGAGCAGTCGGGTGAATCGATCAAGATGACGGTCTCGGTACGGAGCTCGGTCGATTCGATCCTGGAGGAAGTCGCCCGCCGGATCGAAACCCTGGCGAGGCTGGTGGGCGCGAAGAGCGCCAGGGCAGGTGCGTATCCCGGGTGGCAGTACGAGGAAGACTCCAAGATCCGCGATCTGTGCGTCAGCGCGTACAAGGAGGTCTCCGGCAAAGACGCGCAGATCCAGGCCATCCACGCCGGGCTTGAGTGTGGCCTGCTGAGGCAGAAGCTCCCGGAGACCGACATGATCAGTTTCGGACCGAACCTCTACAACGTGCACACCCCGGACGAGCATCTCAGCATCGACTCGGTCGCGAACACGTGGACGTTCCTGACAGCCGTCCTCGCGACGCTGAAGTAG
- a CDS encoding oligopeptide transporter, OPT family: MNAESKKHELSKHAYGGCSGSEYVPYIPTTEVMPELTGYSIIMGVLFALLFAAANTYLGLKVGITISAGIPGAILATGLLKGLFRRNNILEANMVASLSAMGESIAGGIIFVLPALLLLGFGLSITTVVIVTIIGGLMGVFFITPVRRYLIVEEHGELIYPESMAAAEVLVTGSEGGSGFRTVLLGMGVGAAYKMLSGGFKFWGENASYTINSYQGTIVGVDTLASLMGVGFIIGSKTSTLMFAGSVVAWLGLIPLIKFFGAGMPDPIFPSTVPIAEMGAFDIWSSYIRYVGAGAVATGGFLSLARSLPTLINSFKQAIVGMRKGGAGAVTRMDLEAPLTWVIAAAVLGFLLTWFVPAVGGGPVDALLVVVFSFFFAVVSARMVGLIGASNNPVSGMTIAALLIVTTVLKLMGQTGDAGMTTALMLGGIICVAIAVAGGTAQSLKTTFIIGGTPKSVQIGMFIALAIASVAAAGTLIMLHTAYGIGDVAVPAPQATLMKLIVEGIMTAQLPWTLVLIGVAMALFCYLAKLPILAVALGIYLPMGLTAAVFSGGIVRDLAERKTGRSPKEREAAASKDVVLKWDDEKDKAVEKGILLASGLVAGDALTGIVIGIFAAIGTDIAFGLKLFPAVAESPLLAFALFLLLGIWVYVYATRKARSR; the protein is encoded by the coding sequence GTGAACGCCGAAAGCAAGAAACACGAGCTCTCCAAGCACGCCTACGGAGGCTGCTCGGGAAGCGAGTACGTGCCCTATATCCCGACGACGGAAGTGATGCCCGAACTCACCGGCTACTCCATCATCATGGGCGTCCTGTTCGCGCTCCTGTTCGCTGCGGCGAACACGTATCTCGGCCTCAAGGTAGGCATCACGATCTCTGCCGGTATACCCGGCGCAATCCTCGCCACAGGTCTCCTGAAGGGCCTCTTCCGAAGAAACAACATCCTGGAAGCGAACATGGTGGCGTCCCTCTCGGCGATGGGCGAGTCCATCGCAGGCGGCATCATCTTCGTTCTCCCCGCGCTGCTCCTTCTCGGCTTTGGCCTGAGCATCACCACGGTCGTGATCGTCACGATCATCGGCGGTCTCATGGGTGTCTTCTTCATCACCCCGGTGAGGAGATACCTCATCGTGGAAGAGCACGGCGAGCTCATCTACCCCGAGTCGATGGCGGCCGCGGAGGTTCTCGTCACCGGAAGCGAAGGCGGTAGCGGGTTTCGGACAGTGCTTCTCGGTATGGGCGTTGGTGCCGCCTACAAGATGCTGTCCGGCGGATTCAAGTTCTGGGGTGAGAACGCTTCCTACACCATCAATTCCTATCAGGGGACGATCGTCGGCGTAGACACGCTCGCTTCCCTTATGGGCGTCGGCTTCATCATCGGCTCGAAGACTTCCACGCTGATGTTCGCCGGCTCTGTCGTCGCATGGCTTGGACTCATCCCGTTGATCAAGTTCTTTGGGGCGGGCATGCCAGACCCGATCTTCCCCTCGACCGTCCCGATTGCGGAGATGGGCGCATTCGACATCTGGTCAAGCTACATCCGCTACGTCGGCGCTGGTGCCGTTGCGACCGGAGGCTTCCTGTCGCTTGCCCGATCCCTTCCCACCCTCATAAACAGCTTCAAACAAGCCATCGTCGGAATGCGCAAGGGTGGAGCCGGCGCCGTTACCAGGATGGATCTTGAGGCGCCTCTGACGTGGGTGATCGCGGCAGCGGTGCTCGGCTTTCTCCTGACGTGGTTCGTTCCTGCGGTCGGCGGCGGTCCCGTGGACGCTCTGCTGGTCGTGGTCTTCAGCTTCTTCTTCGCGGTGGTATCGGCCAGGATGGTCGGCTTGATCGGCGCGTCCAACAACCCCGTGTCAGGCATGACCATCGCGGCCCTTCTCATCGTCACCACGGTTCTGAAGCTGATGGGACAAACCGGCGATGCCGGTATGACAACCGCGCTCATGCTCGGCGGGATCATCTGCGTTGCCATCGCCGTCGCCGGCGGCACAGCGCAGAGCCTGAAGACGACCTTCATCATCGGAGGCACGCCCAAGAGCGTTCAGATCGGCATGTTCATCGCCCTGGCGATCGCATCTGTGGCCGCGGCAGGCACACTGATCATGCTGCACACGGCATACGGAATCGGAGACGTCGCCGTGCCCGCCCCACAAGCGACGCTCATGAAGCTGATCGTGGAGGGCATCATGACCGCGCAGCTGCCGTGGACCCTGGTCCTGATCGGTGTGGCGATGGCCCTGTTCTGCTACCTGGCCAAGCTTCCCATCCTCGCCGTCGCGCTCGGCATCTATCTTCCGATGGGCCTGACGGCCGCGGTGTTCTCCGGCGGCATCGTGAGAGATCTTGCTGAGAGGAAGACCGGACGCAGTCCGAAGGAGAGGGAAGCTGCGGCGAGCAAGGATGTCGTTCTCAAATGGGATGATGAGAAGGACAAGGCCGTTGAGAAGGGCATACTGCTCGCCTCTGGGCTTGTGGCGGGAGACGCTCTGACCGGCATCGTCATCGGGATATTCGCCGCGATCGGGACGGATATCGCCTTCGGCCTCAAGCTCTTCCCCGCAGTTGCTGAGAGCCCGCTGTTGGCGTTCGCTCTGTTCCTGCTCCTGGGAATCTGGGTGTATGTGTACGCCACGCGCAAGGCCCGGTCGAGATGA
- a CDS encoding PqqD family peptide modification chaperone: MTPEDHGKDRYNFVLYVPEIRHQEFRVNDAGRVVLNLEINPAKRLMGKLVKREPVSDIELDPLSSSAWLSIDGARSILDIARIQSEKTGDDIDESARRIAAFMRYVAKRGWIRFKEVKQG; this comes from the coding sequence ATGACCCCGGAAGACCACGGGAAGGATAGGTACAACTTCGTGCTCTATGTTCCTGAGATCAGACATCAGGAATTCCGAGTGAATGATGCAGGCAGGGTTGTTCTCAATCTTGAGATCAACCCCGCGAAGAGGCTGATGGGCAAGCTCGTCAAGAGAGAGCCGGTTTCGGATATCGAGCTGGACCCGCTTTCCTCTTCGGCCTGGCTCAGCATCGACGGCGCGCGAAGCATCCTGGACATCGCTCGAATCCAGAGCGAGAAGACCGGGGATGACATCGACGAGTCTGCAAGAAGAATCGCCGCGTTCATGAGGTACGTAGCAAAGCGAGGTTGGATCAGATTCAAAGAGGTGAAGCAGGGCTGA
- a CDS encoding acetate--CoA ligase family protein: MRDESGVVTRSSAEVVAAAVAQDIGALDEWQAKALLASYGITVPEGGLARDEDEAVAIARRLDGPVVVKAVGSHIGHKTEHGLVALDLRGDEAVRSAARSLLATADGQDVRLLVERMVRGAREFMIGMKRDPLFGPVVIFGIGGIFAEAHKDIAFGVTPLEEQDIEAMFAGIRASVLLDEFRGLPPVDRASLADAIRALARIAEDHPAVTEIDVNPLIVEGATPVAADALVILDPAAARHPAALHPHVTPDLGPVFAPYAVTVIGASNDPLKWGGSLLRNLIDGGFAGAIYPVNGRGGTVCDLPAFGSVAELPEAPGLALVAVKAAQVNAAIEQCGERGIPAALVVAAGFSEAGEAGAALEAELVDTARRWGITLIGPNCMGMLSIHSRLHAVGFLELRPQAGRLSIVTQSGNIGVQLVTRAERRGIGIDKYVSVGNQASTSAVDVLDALGDDAQTAAALVYLEGVGDGRHFFDVARRITPKKPVVVLRGGLTEIGGRAAASHTGAMAGAAEVFMAAAHQAGCLVRTGPDESLDLAMCLTSLPLPAGRRVAVMTLGGGWGVLAADEVARADLELAPLEPSVLAELDRLLPGYWSRSNPIDLVAAIGSDLAQRALTVLVESEMVDAVAVLGILSSPSTGSVSDDAVPADGAGGAGCVGFNPGETAFLTRVTELMESTGKPIINVPLLPLEVATFRGRGRYDAVILYSPVAAVRALGAMAWYGEYIAAHQP, translated from the coding sequence GTGCGCGATGAATCCGGCGTGGTGACGCGATCGTCAGCCGAGGTCGTGGCGGCAGCCGTGGCTCAAGACATCGGCGCGCTCGACGAGTGGCAGGCGAAGGCGTTGCTCGCCAGCTACGGTATCACCGTCCCCGAGGGCGGCCTCGCGCGCGATGAGGACGAAGCCGTGGCTATCGCCCGGCGGCTCGATGGCCCGGTGGTCGTCAAGGCGGTAGGGTCCCACATCGGCCACAAGACGGAGCACGGACTGGTTGCGCTCGACCTCCGCGGGGACGAGGCTGTCCGGTCTGCTGCTCGCTCGCTTCTGGCCACGGCCGATGGTCAGGACGTCCGGCTGCTCGTCGAGCGGATGGTCCGGGGAGCGCGCGAGTTCATGATCGGGATGAAGCGCGATCCTCTCTTCGGCCCCGTCGTCATCTTCGGCATCGGCGGGATCTTCGCCGAGGCGCACAAGGACATCGCGTTCGGCGTGACGCCTCTGGAGGAGCAGGACATCGAAGCCATGTTCGCCGGGATCAGGGCGAGCGTGCTGCTCGACGAATTCCGCGGCCTGCCGCCCGTGGATCGTGCGTCACTGGCAGACGCTATCCGCGCTCTTGCGCGCATCGCCGAGGACCATCCAGCCGTGACCGAGATCGACGTGAACCCGCTGATCGTGGAAGGCGCGACACCGGTGGCCGCCGACGCGCTGGTGATCCTCGATCCCGCTGCTGCGCGACATCCGGCGGCACTCCATCCGCATGTCACTCCCGACCTGGGCCCTGTGTTCGCGCCGTACGCCGTCACCGTCATCGGCGCCTCGAACGACCCGCTCAAATGGGGCGGCTCTCTCCTCCGCAACCTCATCGACGGCGGCTTCGCCGGTGCCATCTACCCCGTGAACGGGCGTGGCGGCACCGTGTGCGACCTGCCCGCCTTCGGAAGCGTCGCGGAGCTGCCGGAAGCCCCGGGCCTGGCGCTTGTGGCAGTGAAGGCCGCGCAGGTGAACGCCGCGATCGAGCAGTGCGGCGAGCGCGGGATCCCCGCTGCGCTGGTGGTGGCCGCGGGCTTCTCGGAAGCGGGCGAGGCGGGGGCCGCCCTGGAGGCGGAGCTGGTCGACACGGCCCGGAGATGGGGCATCACGCTCATAGGCCCCAACTGCATGGGCATGCTCTCGATACACAGCCGGCTCCATGCCGTCGGCTTCCTGGAGTTGCGGCCGCAGGCCGGCCGTCTGAGCATCGTCACCCAGTCCGGCAACATTGGCGTGCAGCTCGTCACCAGGGCCGAGCGGCGCGGTATCGGCATCGACAAGTATGTGAGTGTGGGCAACCAGGCGAGTACGAGCGCCGTTGATGTGCTCGATGCGCTTGGAGACGACGCGCAGACCGCCGCGGCCCTCGTCTATCTCGAAGGGGTCGGCGACGGCCGCCACTTCTTCGATGTGGCGCGCCGCATCACGCCGAAGAAGCCGGTAGTGGTGCTGCGTGGCGGCCTCACGGAGATCGGCGGCCGCGCAGCCGCGTCGCACACCGGCGCGATGGCGGGTGCGGCGGAGGTCTTCATGGCCGCAGCCCACCAGGCGGGCTGTCTCGTGCGCACCGGCCCCGACGAGAGCCTGGACCTGGCGATGTGCCTCACCTCGCTCCCGCTGCCGGCCGGCCGCCGTGTGGCGGTCATGACGCTTGGCGGGGGCTGGGGCGTTCTGGCGGCGGACGAGGTGGCCCGGGCCGACCTCGAGCTGGCCCCCCTGGAACCGAGCGTCCTCGCCGAGCTGGACAGGCTTCTGCCCGGCTACTGGAGCCGCAGCAACCCCATCGACCTTGTGGCGGCGATCGGCTCGGATCTCGCGCAGCGTGCGCTGACGGTGCTGGTCGAGAGCGAGATGGTGGACGCCGTCGCGGTGCTGGGCATCCTCAGCAGCCCGTCCACAGGCTCGGTTTCAGACGACGCGGTACCCGCCGACGGAGCGGGCGGGGCCGGCTGCGTGGGATTCAACCCCGGGGAAACCGCGTTTCTCACGCGCGTGACCGAGCTCATGGAGAGCACGGGCAAGCCGATCATCAACGTCCCCCTGCTTCCGCTCGAGGTCGCGACCTTCCGCGGCCGCGGGCGATACGATGCGGTCATCCTCTACTCGCCGGTCGCTGCGGTACGTGCCCTCGGCGCCATGGCCTGGTACGGGGAGTACATCGCAGCCCATCAGCCGTAG
- a CDS encoding radical SAM protein → MPSTGTMRVVLIEAGSPGLNIYSHVAMGRGVPLLATVLHDAGHDVRAFVEDISGKGSVDWDFVRSADVVGFSAITCTLTRTAELVSEARRLNPNATIVLGGPEPTCAPERAFEAGADYVIRGEAEFSLQQLLIALQNCPRGTPPGEAVTSVPGIVWWEHDAIAFGPPPVQLTREEVCALPLIDMSLVEGSASRTTGLVWRSRGCPERCSFCEVHEIWPRYVLRDEHTSVEELLSCQSEGRGNVFLIDDNAAANKPSFKDFLRGAIERGYAGSIAIQLRADAVFDRFGRLDKELLRLLHDLAPMTMLCIGVESSEDSDLDEVGKHISSDRMATALAAMRHHGLLVHGMLIAFAGDTAETLKRNGRFARKYLTSLQYLFETPLPGTKSTAEHEAAGRVLFHEIPHLRFLDGMHVAIRPERMPAKQMQDLVTAEYRAFYSRLRIARAFLAGLLLRYRRLGPGQRRYLHSLPPMKRVREWAWLHLQFKFAPWAVLRTGRQRVLAFLEDAEYAQYLGSLKG, encoded by the coding sequence ATGCCCTCAACCGGCACGATGCGCGTGGTACTGATCGAAGCGGGTTCCCCGGGACTCAACATCTACTCACATGTGGCGATGGGCAGGGGAGTACCACTCCTCGCCACCGTGCTGCACGACGCCGGGCACGACGTTCGGGCATTCGTCGAGGACATCTCGGGCAAGGGGTCCGTGGACTGGGACTTCGTGCGCTCCGCCGACGTCGTCGGGTTCTCAGCGATCACATGCACACTCACGAGAACCGCCGAGTTGGTGAGCGAGGCCCGGCGTCTCAATCCGAACGCGACGATCGTGCTCGGCGGACCGGAGCCCACGTGCGCGCCGGAGCGGGCGTTCGAGGCGGGCGCCGACTACGTCATCAGGGGCGAGGCCGAGTTCTCCCTCCAGCAGTTGCTGATCGCGCTGCAGAACTGCCCGCGCGGAACGCCTCCAGGCGAGGCCGTGACGAGCGTTCCCGGCATCGTCTGGTGGGAGCACGACGCGATCGCCTTCGGCCCCCCGCCTGTCCAGCTGACGCGCGAGGAGGTATGCGCCCTGCCACTGATAGACATGTCGCTCGTGGAAGGGTCTGCGAGCCGCACGACCGGACTCGTGTGGCGATCGCGGGGGTGTCCCGAGCGCTGTTCGTTCTGCGAGGTGCACGAGATCTGGCCGCGGTACGTCCTGCGAGACGAGCACACGAGTGTCGAAGAGCTTCTCAGCTGTCAGTCCGAGGGCCGAGGCAACGTCTTCCTCATCGATGACAACGCCGCTGCCAACAAGCCGTCGTTCAAAGACTTCCTCCGAGGCGCGATCGAGCGCGGCTACGCCGGGTCAATCGCCATCCAGCTCCGCGCAGATGCGGTATTCGACCGCTTCGGTCGTCTCGACAAAGAGCTGCTCCGGCTGCTGCACGACCTCGCGCCGATGACGATGCTGTGCATCGGCGTAGAGTCCTCGGAAGACAGCGACCTCGACGAAGTCGGCAAGCACATCAGCAGCGACCGCATGGCGACGGCGCTCGCGGCGATGCGCCACCACGGACTGCTCGTGCACGGCATGCTCATCGCCTTCGCGGGTGATACCGCCGAGACTCTCAAGCGCAATGGGCGATTCGCCCGCAAGTACCTCACGTCCCTGCAGTACCTGTTCGAGACGCCGCTTCCCGGGACCAAGAGCACGGCCGAGCACGAGGCAGCAGGCCGCGTGCTCTTCCACGAGATCCCACACCTGCGATTCCTCGACGGGATGCACGTCGCCATCCGCCCCGAACGAATGCCCGCCAAACAGATGCAGGATCTCGTGACCGCCGAGTACCGGGCTTTCTACTCTCGGCTGCGAATCGCGCGCGCCTTCCTCGCAGGCCTGCTGCTGAGGTACCGCCGGCTGGGACCGGGCCAGCGCCGCTACTTGCACAGCCTCCCGCCGATGAAGCGCGTTCGCGAGTGGGCGTGGCTGCATCTGCAGTTCAAGTTCGCGCCGTGGGCGGTGCTCCGCACCGGCCGCCAGCGGGTGCTGGCCTTCCTTGAGGACGCCGAGTACGCGCAGTACCTCGGCTCCCTCAAGGGGTGA